The proteins below come from a single Gordonia pseudamarae genomic window:
- the thiD gene encoding bifunctional hydroxymethylpyrimidine kinase/phosphomethylpyrimidine kinase — MTELPTAPTGITPARVLTIAGSDSGGGAGVQADMRTFATLGIHGCVAITAVTVQNSLGVQGFQEIEPPIVAGQITSVVTDIGIGAAKTGMLASSAIIEAVVDACTPLGIGGDGTIPLVVDPVCASMHGDPLLATEALDALRDILFPIATVVTPNLDEVRLITGVDVIDDASQREAARALCGLGARWALVKGGHLRSSAQSPDLLFDGLEFHEFTHSRIDTPHDHGAGDTLSAAMASALAHGFSMPDAVAFGKQWVTRGLKAAYPLGGGHGPVNPLWRIG; from the coding sequence GTGACTGAACTACCCACCGCACCAACGGGTATCACGCCCGCCCGGGTCCTGACGATCGCCGGTTCGGACTCGGGTGGTGGGGCGGGCGTCCAGGCGGACATGCGCACCTTCGCCACGCTCGGCATCCACGGATGTGTCGCGATCACCGCCGTGACGGTGCAGAACTCCCTCGGGGTGCAGGGTTTTCAGGAGATCGAACCACCGATCGTCGCCGGGCAGATCACCAGCGTGGTCACCGACATCGGGATCGGCGCCGCCAAGACGGGGATGCTCGCCTCGAGCGCGATCATCGAGGCCGTCGTCGATGCCTGCACGCCGTTGGGCATCGGCGGCGACGGCACCATCCCGCTGGTGGTGGATCCGGTGTGCGCGTCGATGCACGGCGATCCCCTGCTGGCCACCGAGGCACTGGATGCGTTGCGCGACATCCTGTTCCCTATCGCCACGGTGGTAACCCCGAACCTCGACGAGGTACGGCTGATCACCGGCGTCGACGTCATCGATGACGCCTCCCAACGCGAGGCGGCCCGCGCCCTGTGTGGTCTGGGTGCCCGGTGGGCGCTGGTGAAGGGCGGGCACCTGCGGTCGTCGGCACAGAGTCCGGACCTGCTGTTCGACGGCCTTGAGTTCCACGAGTTCACCCACTCGCGGATCGACACCCCGCACGACCACGGCGCCGGTGACACCCTGTCGGCGGCGATGGCATCAGCCCTGGCACATGGCTTCTCGATGCCCGATGCGGTGGCCTTCGGCAAACAGTGGGTGACCCGCGGCCTGAAAGCGGCATACCCGCTGGGCGGCGGCCACGGCCCGGTCAACCCGTTGTGGCGAATCGGCTGA
- a CDS encoding HAD family hydrolase encodes MSESSAVIRAVVFDVGETLVDESRLWLRWADRLGVTPLTFLGAIGACAATDRPVEDAFAIVRPGIDVAAEDAAWAADDPAGLRNGFDADDLYPDVRPALTRLRDSGLRLVIAGNQPPRALTALRAMDLPVDVIRNSAELGVEKPDPGFFAAAAELAGVIPEQIAYVGDRADNDVLPAADAGMWPILIRRGPWGYLHAQRPQSTRAKIIDSLLELPALLG; translated from the coding sequence ATGAGCGAATCCTCCGCCGTGATCCGCGCCGTCGTCTTCGACGTCGGCGAAACCCTCGTCGACGAGTCGCGGCTATGGCTCCGGTGGGCGGACCGGCTCGGCGTCACCCCGTTGACCTTTCTCGGTGCGATCGGGGCGTGTGCGGCCACCGATCGTCCGGTCGAGGATGCCTTCGCGATCGTCCGCCCGGGTATCGACGTGGCCGCCGAGGATGCGGCGTGGGCGGCCGACGACCCGGCCGGGTTGCGCAACGGCTTCGACGCCGACGACCTGTATCCGGACGTCCGCCCGGCACTGACCCGGTTGCGGGACTCGGGTCTGCGGCTGGTGATCGCCGGCAATCAGCCGCCGCGTGCCCTCACCGCCCTGCGCGCCATGGATCTGCCGGTCGACGTGATCCGCAATTCCGCCGAACTCGGCGTCGAAAAGCCCGACCCGGGGTTCTTCGCCGCAGCCGCCGAACTGGCCGGAGTGATACCCGAACAGATCGCCTACGTCGGCGACCGCGCCGACAACGACGTCCTGCCGGCCGCCGACGCCGGCATGTGGCCCATCCTGATCCGCCGCGGACCATGGGGCTACCTGCACGCCCAGCGCCCCCAGTCGACCCGCGCAAAGATCATCGACTCCCTGCTGGAACTGCCCGCACTACTGGGATGA
- a CDS encoding BCCT family transporter, translated as MSSAPKSFQPPTKPRIDPAVFGVTATFVIGFVIWGLVAPDNMSSVTADALDWITDNAGWLYILTSSGFVMFALYLAFGKFSKIPLGKDGDTPEFRTVSWIAMMFSAGMGIGLMFFGSYEPLFHFTSPPPGTTAEDVKVAMATTMFHWGFHPWAMYAVVGLAIAYSTYRLGRTQLFSAVFAPLMGSQANGPGGKVIDILAIFATLFGTVASLGLGAMQIGSGMTKSGWVDNPSTALLVAIIAVLTACFVASAVSGVAKGIQWLSNTNMVLAIVLAVFVFVVGPTLFILNLLPTSLGSYFNDLTSMSARSSATTDADSWLAGWTIFYWAWWVSWTPFVGLFLAKISKGRTIREFIVGVMVVPSTVSLVWFAVFGGTAIRQFSTGTLQFDPDTAASEDTLFDVLDHLPITGIASTLVMILVAIFFVSGADSASLVMGTLSERGSHHPSRTVTIFWGSLTGIVAAVLLAASGDDGLNGIKQMAIIAALPFVVVMVGMCLSLYLDLRRDPLIVARSHYLGKFDDHVRTSAATFSETGELGVVTVDPETGVIAPVESDGRPAANGHVSTSTDGTPTP; from the coding sequence ATGAGTTCTGCACCGAAGAGCTTTCAGCCCCCGACGAAACCCCGGATCGATCCGGCCGTCTTCGGCGTCACCGCGACGTTCGTGATCGGCTTCGTCATCTGGGGTCTGGTGGCACCGGACAACATGTCCTCGGTCACCGCCGACGCGCTGGACTGGATCACCGACAACGCGGGCTGGCTCTACATCCTCACCTCGTCGGGTTTCGTCATGTTCGCGCTCTACCTCGCATTCGGCAAATTCAGCAAGATCCCCCTCGGCAAGGACGGCGACACGCCCGAGTTCCGCACTGTCAGCTGGATCGCGATGATGTTCAGCGCGGGCATGGGGATCGGCCTGATGTTCTTCGGCTCGTACGAACCGCTGTTCCACTTCACCTCGCCCCCGCCCGGCACCACCGCCGAGGACGTGAAGGTCGCGATGGCGACCACGATGTTCCACTGGGGTTTCCATCCGTGGGCGATGTATGCGGTGGTCGGCCTGGCCATCGCGTACAGCACCTACCGGCTGGGCCGCACGCAATTGTTCAGCGCGGTGTTCGCACCACTGATGGGTAGCCAGGCCAACGGCCCCGGCGGCAAGGTGATCGACATCCTGGCGATCTTCGCGACGCTGTTCGGGACCGTCGCCTCGCTCGGCCTGGGCGCCATGCAGATCGGCTCGGGCATGACCAAGTCCGGCTGGGTCGACAATCCGTCGACGGCACTGCTCGTGGCCATCATCGCGGTTCTCACCGCCTGCTTCGTGGCGTCCGCGGTGTCGGGCGTGGCCAAGGGCATCCAGTGGCTGTCCAACACCAACATGGTGCTGGCCATCGTGCTCGCGGTGTTCGTCTTCGTGGTCGGTCCCACCCTGTTCATCCTCAACCTGCTGCCCACCTCACTCGGCTCCTACTTCAACGACCTCACGTCGATGTCGGCCCGGTCCTCGGCCACCACCGACGCCGACAGCTGGCTCGCCGGCTGGACCATTTTCTACTGGGCGTGGTGGGTGTCGTGGACCCCGTTCGTCGGCCTGTTCCTGGCCAAGATCTCCAAGGGCCGCACCATTCGCGAGTTCATCGTCGGCGTGATGGTGGTCCCGTCGACCGTGTCTCTGGTGTGGTTCGCCGTGTTCGGCGGCACCGCCATCCGACAGTTCAGCACCGGCACCCTGCAGTTCGACCCCGATACCGCGGCCTCGGAGGACACCCTGTTCGACGTCCTCGATCATCTGCCGATCACCGGCATCGCCTCGACACTGGTGATGATCCTCGTCGCGATCTTCTTTGTCTCCGGTGCCGACTCGGCGTCGCTGGTGATGGGAACGCTGTCCGAACGCGGCTCCCACCATCCGAGCCGGACGGTCACCATCTTCTGGGGATCGCTGACCGGCATCGTCGCGGCCGTCCTGCTCGCGGCCAGCGGCGACGACGGCCTCAACGGCATCAAGCAGATGGCGATCATCGCGGCGCTGCCGTTCGTGGTGGTCATGGTCGGCATGTGCCTGTCGCTGTACCTGGATCTGCGCAGGGATCCGCTCATCGTCGCCCGCTCGCACTACCTCGGGAAGTTCGACGATCACGTGCGTACCAGCGCCGCCACGTTCAGCGAGACAGGCGAACTCGGCGTGGTCACCGTCGACCCGGAAACCGGCGTGATCGCCCCGGTGGAGTCCGACGGCCGGCCGGCGGCGAACGGTCACGTGTCCACGTCCACGGACGGGACGCCCACACCCTGA
- a CDS encoding acyl-CoA thioesterase domain-containing protein, producing MTDGPKMAFFTEEDGHYLPLPLARSLWGADTLTGPAVCGIAARAAETAYGRDGFRPARFTVDLFKVARGLPTRTVARVLRDGGRIRVVEVDVLQDRPSGDEVLVARGSTVFLKESVNPPGGRWFNPADDTIAADVPTPEQQEAAAGALTGEGPWDPALAPWFFSGSTWSNDMGANQTDLRKGVWSRSAAVVAGAPPTPFERTVMAAESTSLMGNWGTEGIAFINCDLTVALSRLPVDAGRIHVRAESHTEHDGISTSSTGLYDAEGRFATGLVTAVNNVAAQIDFATVDMQGHYAES from the coding sequence ATGACCGACGGACCCAAGATGGCGTTCTTCACCGAGGAAGACGGCCACTACCTGCCGCTTCCGCTGGCCCGCAGCCTCTGGGGCGCCGACACCCTCACCGGTCCCGCCGTGTGCGGTATCGCCGCGCGCGCCGCCGAAACAGCATACGGCCGAGACGGCTTCCGTCCCGCCCGGTTCACCGTCGACCTGTTCAAGGTGGCCCGCGGGCTACCCACCCGGACCGTTGCCCGAGTCCTGCGCGACGGCGGCCGCATCCGGGTCGTCGAGGTCGACGTCCTGCAGGACAGGCCGTCCGGCGACGAGGTGCTCGTGGCCCGCGGCAGCACCGTGTTCCTGAAGGAGTCGGTCAACCCGCCGGGTGGGCGGTGGTTCAACCCCGCAGACGACACCATCGCCGCCGACGTCCCCACCCCCGAACAGCAGGAGGCCGCGGCCGGTGCCCTCACCGGCGAAGGTCCGTGGGATCCGGCGCTCGCGCCGTGGTTCTTCTCCGGCAGCACCTGGTCCAATGACATGGGTGCCAATCAGACCGACCTCCGGAAGGGTGTGTGGAGCCGGTCGGCGGCCGTCGTCGCCGGTGCACCGCCCACCCCGTTCGAACGCACCGTCATGGCCGCCGAATCGACGAGCCTGATGGGCAACTGGGGCACCGAGGGGATCGCCTTCATCAACTGTGACCTGACCGTCGCACTCAGCCGGCTGCCCGTCGACGCCGGCCGCATCCATGTGCGCGCCGAATCGCACACCGAACACGACGGCATCTCCACCTCGTCGACCGGCCTCTACGACGCCGAGGGCCGCTTCGCCACCGGACTGGTGACCGCCGTCAACAACGTCGCCGCGCAGATCGACTTCGCGACCGTCGACATGCAAGGCCACTACGCAGAAAGCTGA